Proteins from a single region of Deltaproteobacteria bacterium PRO3:
- a CDS encoding linear amide C-N hydrolase — MRQTLMALALMLAPAFALHPRLAEACTRVLWNDQPGVMMTGRTMDWAESTQPALWVMPRGLVREGGVPDNPAKWTSKYGSVVTSVYDLGAADGVNEKGLAGHMLFLRATDFGPRDPAKPGLLAGLWVQYLLDNYATVAEAVEAMKQIQPVMQEARGFHSTVHVAVEDVGGDSAIFEYVGGKLTVHHGKQYTVMTNDPPYDQQLELLKKYDFRNPNSMTPLPGNVNPMDRFVRATYFRNLLRKPAGEREGAAALMSIVRNVSVPFDAPYTNDPRFSVYNTEYRTLSDLANGVYFWEYTRSPNVLWVNLKGLRFDAGSPVLRLDPTQANLVGDVTARFQPVPKAAF, encoded by the coding sequence ATTCGCCAAACCTTGATGGCCCTCGCTCTGATGCTGGCCCCAGCCTTTGCCCTGCACCCCCGTCTCGCCGAGGCCTGCACCCGCGTCCTCTGGAACGACCAGCCCGGCGTCATGATGACCGGCCGCACGATGGACTGGGCGGAAAGCACCCAGCCGGCCCTTTGGGTGATGCCGCGCGGGCTGGTGCGGGAAGGCGGCGTTCCGGACAACCCCGCGAAGTGGACCTCGAAGTACGGCAGCGTGGTGACCTCGGTCTACGACCTGGGTGCGGCCGACGGCGTCAACGAGAAGGGACTCGCCGGCCACATGCTATTCCTAAGGGCCACCGATTTCGGCCCGCGCGACCCCGCCAAGCCGGGGCTGCTCGCCGGCCTCTGGGTCCAATACCTCTTGGATAACTACGCGACCGTGGCCGAGGCGGTGGAGGCCATGAAGCAGATCCAGCCGGTGATGCAGGAGGCGCGCGGCTTTCATAGCACCGTCCACGTCGCGGTCGAGGACGTCGGCGGCGACTCCGCCATCTTCGAGTACGTCGGCGGCAAGCTGACGGTACATCACGGCAAGCAGTACACGGTGATGACCAACGACCCGCCCTATGACCAACAGCTCGAGCTGCTGAAGAAATACGACTTCCGCAATCCCAACTCGATGACCCCGCTGCCCGGCAACGTCAACCCGATGGACCGCTTCGTCCGCGCGACCTACTTCCGCAACCTGCTGCGCAAGCCGGCCGGCGAGCGCGAGGGCGCGGCGGCCCTGATGTCGATCGTGCGGAACGTCTCGGTGCCCTTCGACGCGCCCTACACCAACGACCCGCGCTTCTCGGTCTACAACACCGAGTACCGCACCCTGAGCGACCTCGCCAACGGCGTCTACTTTTGGGAATACACCCGCAGCCCCAACGTCCTGTGGGTCAACCTCAAGGGGCTTCGCTTCGACGCGGGTTCTCCGGTGCTGAGGCTGGACCCGACGCAGGCAAACCTGGTCGGCGACGTGACGGCCCGCTTCCAGCCGGTGCCCAAAGCGGCATTCTGA
- a CDS encoding DUF11 domain-containing protein, with protein sequence MTRMGKGLVLLSFFCATAFHAVSARATNVALFDNDTYVDSAGGSGAEADNMQAAIASFGHVVTPFTGITAADFTAAFAGNQVFVMPEQENAELNPDLDDAARAAIRDFVEGGGRMIIASDGTNGNSWTPSLINAVFGLSVTNNQTVSDPTDRVLSGTIFDNAAAQLPENNATEGLDLASLPAGALNVYADATVAVVTIIPAGEGEIIFLGYDWFNSNPPNGAGQDGGWTGVLEAALADADLAIAKTASPTLVDVGENFTYTLTVTNNGPNDAVSVLASDFLPPGVTLVSAVPSQGDCTGSGPVDCDLGALANGASATITIVVTADIEGDLTNRADVVGAMIDPDPANNEAVASVTAVNPPPAPNLISGAGCRLSAGMASGVSFSGLWAFALAAWVALRGLKARR encoded by the coding sequence ATGACGAGAATGGGCAAAGGCCTTGTCCTGCTTTCTTTCTTCTGCGCGACGGCGTTCCATGCTGTCTCCGCGCGGGCGACCAACGTCGCCCTCTTCGACAACGACACCTACGTTGATTCGGCGGGCGGCAGCGGCGCCGAGGCCGACAATATGCAGGCGGCGATCGCCTCGTTCGGTCACGTGGTCACCCCCTTCACCGGCATCACGGCAGCGGATTTCACCGCCGCCTTCGCCGGAAACCAGGTCTTCGTGATGCCTGAGCAGGAAAACGCCGAGCTGAACCCCGACCTCGACGACGCCGCGCGCGCCGCGATCCGCGATTTCGTCGAGGGCGGCGGGCGCATGATCATCGCCAGCGACGGCACGAACGGCAACAGCTGGACGCCCAGCTTGATCAACGCGGTGTTCGGCCTGAGCGTTACCAATAATCAGACGGTCTCCGACCCCACCGACCGGGTGCTGAGCGGCACGATCTTCGACAATGCGGCCGCCCAGCTTCCCGAAAACAACGCGACGGAGGGTCTGGATCTGGCGAGCCTCCCCGCCGGCGCCCTCAACGTCTACGCGGACGCCACCGTCGCGGTCGTGACGATCATCCCGGCGGGCGAGGGGGAGATCATCTTCCTGGGCTACGACTGGTTCAATTCCAATCCCCCCAACGGCGCCGGCCAAGACGGTGGCTGGACGGGGGTGCTCGAAGCCGCATTGGCCGACGCCGACTTGGCGATCGCCAAGACCGCGTCGCCGACCTTGGTCGACGTCGGCGAGAACTTCACCTACACCCTCACGGTCACCAACAACGGCCCCAACGACGCCGTCAGCGTCCTCGCCTCGGATTTCCTGCCCCCGGGCGTGACCTTGGTCAGCGCCGTACCCTCGCAGGGGGACTGCACCGGCAGCGGCCCAGTGGACTGCGACCTCGGCGCCTTGGCGAACGGCGCCTCGGCGACGATCACCATCGTGGTGACCGCGGACATCGAGGGCGACCTGACTAACCGTGCGGACGTCGTCGGGGCGATGATCGATCCCGATCCGGCCAACAACGAGGCGGTGGCCTCGGTGACGGCGGTCAACCCGCCCCCGGCGCCCAATCTGATCTCCGGGGCGGGCTGCAGACTGTCGGCCGGCATGGCCTCGGGTGTTTCCTTTTCCGGCCTCTGGGCCTTTGCCCTGGCCGCTTGGGTCGCGCTGCGCGGCCTGAAGGCCCGTCGCTAG
- the moeB gene encoding molybdopterin-synthase adenylyltransferase MoeB, whose translation MPSVQDILKQTKQQISELTPDQLVELQKKNPDLVLLDVREKEEQERGILPNAKLIPRGLLELKIEDAVPDRNREIVAYCAGGNRSALAALSLKQMGYSKVHSLIGGYSRWNQEGRPTVKQTFLDSQKLERYSRHILMPEVGEEGQVKLLDSKVFLVGAGGLGSPTAYYLAAAGVGTLGIVDNDVVDRSNLQRQILHNEARIGEPKVESAKQTLKGLNPDINVVTYRERLSRDNVMELIKDYDVIVNGCDNFPTRYLINDACVFLKKPLVDGSIFRFEGQVNVIMPFEGPCYRCLYPEPPPPEMAPSCQEAGVFGVLPGIIGCIQGIEVLKLLLGKGDPLVNRLLIMDTLKMKVREMKVRRDPACPVCGDNPTIKELIDYEWFCSMAGGDPLKH comes from the coding sequence ATGCCCAGCGTTCAAGACATCCTCAAGCAAACCAAGCAGCAGATCTCCGAGCTCACCCCCGACCAGCTGGTCGAGCTGCAGAAGAAAAACCCCGACCTTGTCCTGCTCGACGTCCGCGAGAAGGAGGAGCAAGAGCGCGGCATCCTGCCCAACGCCAAACTGATCCCCCGCGGCCTGCTCGAGCTCAAGATCGAAGACGCCGTCCCCGACCGCAACCGCGAGATCGTCGCCTACTGTGCCGGCGGCAACCGCAGCGCGCTGGCGGCCTTAAGCCTCAAGCAAATGGGTTACAGCAAGGTCCACTCGCTGATCGGCGGCTACAGCCGCTGGAACCAAGAGGGCCGTCCCACCGTCAAGCAGACCTTCCTCGACTCGCAAAAGCTCGAGCGCTACTCGCGCCACATCCTCATGCCCGAGGTCGGCGAGGAGGGGCAGGTGAAGCTGCTCGACTCTAAAGTATTTTTGGTGGGCGCCGGCGGCCTGGGCTCGCCGACGGCCTACTATCTGGCCGCGGCCGGCGTCGGCACCCTCGGCATCGTCGACAACGACGTCGTCGACCGCAGCAACCTGCAGCGCCAAATCCTCCACAACGAGGCGCGCATCGGCGAGCCGAAGGTCGAATCCGCCAAGCAGACTCTCAAGGGTCTCAACCCCGACATCAACGTCGTCACCTACCGCGAGCGCCTGAGCCGCGACAACGTGATGGAGCTGATCAAGGACTACGACGTCATCGTCAACGGCTGCGACAACTTCCCGACGCGCTACCTGATCAACGACGCCTGCGTCTTCTTGAAGAAGCCGCTGGTCGACGGCAGCATCTTCCGTTTCGAGGGCCAGGTCAACGTGATCATGCCCTTCGAAGGCCCCTGCTACCGCTGCCTCTACCCCGAGCCCCCGCCGCCCGAGATGGCGCCTTCCTGCCAAGAGGCCGGCGTCTTCGGCGTGCTCCCCGGCATCATCGGCTGCATCCAAGGCATCGAGGTCTTGAAGCTGCTGCTCGGCAAGGGCGACCCGCTGGTCAACCGCCTGCTCATCATGGACACCCTCAAGATGAAGGTCCGCGAGATGAAGGTCCGCCGCGACCCGGCCTGCCCCGTCTGCGGCGACAACCCCACGATCAAAGAGCTGATCGACTACGAGTGGTTCTGCTCGATGGCGGGCGGGGATCCGCTGAAGCACTGA
- a CDS encoding acyltransferase, with translation MRALGTDERFSRGVEALKGLAILGIVFYHYDRRLSGVENQFQWMFGPLPASPQEWGYLGASLFFILSGWGLAYAALGVKNRSELCPAGALPPLAGDRRERPLRFFAKRLRRIVPLYYLSVLIFFFGFLIFTSQDLSKLSGQFVLKLLFLQNVSPETIFSYNSSWWFLGTLVYLYAAYPWLLRVFQRSPNLALALCLVLSFAFSHLLALRPVADRHPYLAMGGFPLVKLGEFGLGMWVACVGRSSPKKWLGVTLLLTASGLLGLRHPAFYPLHPLGLVAPLLLLAGWIPTLGLARLGVCSYGLFLFHRPLIDPWLAGLRSFGLGDSAWLAPAIFTILVLAFTVPLERWTQHVFGRK, from the coding sequence ATGCGCGCCCTCGGCACCGACGAGCGGTTCTCGCGCGGCGTCGAGGCGCTGAAGGGCCTGGCGATCCTCGGGATCGTCTTCTATCACTACGATCGGCGGCTCAGCGGCGTCGAAAATCAATTCCAATGGATGTTTGGTCCGCTGCCCGCGTCGCCCCAGGAATGGGGATATTTGGGGGCGAGCCTGTTTTTTATTTTGAGCGGGTGGGGGCTGGCTTATGCCGCGCTCGGTGTAAAAAATAGGTCCGAACTTTGTCCCGCAGGGGCCCTTCCCCCCTTGGCGGGGGACAGGCGCGAACGGCCCCTGCGGTTTTTCGCAAAACGCCTGCGCCGGATCGTGCCGCTGTACTATTTATCGGTTCTGATTTTTTTCTTCGGTTTCCTGATTTTCACCTCGCAAGACCTGTCGAAGCTCTCCGGCCAATTCGTACTCAAATTACTCTTTTTGCAAAATGTCAGCCCCGAGACCATCTTCAGCTACAACTCCTCTTGGTGGTTTTTAGGGACCCTGGTCTACCTCTACGCGGCCTATCCCTGGCTGCTGCGGGTCTTTCAAAGGTCTCCCAACCTCGCCTTGGCCTTGTGTCTCGTGCTCAGCTTCGCGTTCTCGCACCTGCTCGCCCTGAGGCCGGTCGCCGACCGGCATCCCTATTTGGCGATGGGCGGCTTTCCCCTGGTGAAGCTGGGCGAGTTCGGCCTCGGGATGTGGGTGGCCTGCGTCGGGCGGTCCTCGCCGAAAAAGTGGCTCGGCGTAACCTTGCTGCTGACGGCCTCCGGGCTATTAGGCCTGCGGCATCCCGCTTTCTATCCTTTGCACCCGCTGGGCTTGGTCGCGCCGCTTCTCCTCCTCGCAGGCTGGATTCCCACCCTTGGCCTGGCCCGCTTGGGTGTTTGCAGCTACGGCCTCTTTCTGTTCCACCGACCGCTTATCGACCCCTGGCTGGCTGGGCTGCGCTCCTTCGGCCTCGGGGATAGCGCTTGGCTGGCCCCGGCGATCTTTACTATATTGGTCTTGGCATTCACCGTTCCGCTGGAGAGGTGGACTCAGCATGTCTTCGGAAGAAAATAA
- a CDS encoding thioredoxin-dependent thiol peroxidase: MPKKELKEGAPAPDFTLPDQDGKKVKLSDFKGKKNVVLYFYPKDMTPGCTTEACDFSDDSAKFAKKNAVILGVSFDDAASHQKFIAKHKLKLTLLSDLDKKVADKYGVYQEKSLYGRKFMGIVRSTFVIDKQGKLKKIFPKVKVAGHSDEVLAALAE; this comes from the coding sequence ATGCCCAAAAAAGAACTGAAAGAAGGCGCCCCCGCCCCCGACTTCACGCTCCCCGACCAAGACGGCAAGAAGGTCAAGCTGAGCGACTTCAAGGGGAAGAAAAACGTCGTCCTCTACTTCTACCCGAAGGACATGACCCCCGGCTGCACGACCGAGGCCTGCGATTTCAGCGACGACAGCGCGAAGTTCGCCAAGAAAAACGCCGTGATCCTGGGCGTCAGCTTCGACGACGCCGCCAGCCACCAAAAATTCATCGCCAAGCACAAGCTGAAGCTGACCCTGCTCTCCGACTTGGACAAGAAGGTCGCCGACAAGTACGGCGTCTACCAAGAGAAGAGCCTCTACGGCCGAAAGTTCATGGGCATCGTGCGCTCGACCTTCGTGATCGACAAGCAGGGAAAGCTCAAGAAGATCTTCCCGAAGGTGAAGGTGGCGGGGCACTCCGACGAGGTCTTGGCGGCCTTGGCGGAATAG
- a CDS encoding isocitrate/isopropylmalate dehydrogenase family protein produces MPKTYPVTLIEGDGIGPEICAEMKKVVAATGVRLEFFPAYAGQTGIEKFNDTLPDQTLKLIKKTRVAIKGPLMTPIAKGFGSINVLLRKKLELYANVRPVRSFPGVSPYPDVDLVIMRENTEDLYSGIEHEIAPGVVESIKVITRTASTRIAKYAFDYAKRNKRKKVTSIHKANIMKLSDGLFLECARQVSKSYPGIEYAEMIVDNACMQLVTRPSQFDVLLLENLYGDIVSDLCAGLVGGLGLVPGGNIGKKYAIFESVHGSAPDIAGKGVANPIAIILTLAMMLDYLGETKAGQAVQAAVTNILKAKKVRTPDLGGKHTTAQMGDAIAAEVERLM; encoded by the coding sequence ATGCCCAAAACCTACCCAGTGACGCTGATCGAGGGCGACGGCATCGGCCCCGAGATCTGCGCCGAGATGAAGAAGGTCGTGGCCGCGACGGGGGTGAGGCTGGAGTTTTTCCCCGCCTATGCAGGCCAGACCGGGATCGAAAAGTTCAACGACACGCTTCCCGACCAGACGCTCAAACTCATCAAGAAGACCCGGGTCGCGATCAAAGGCCCGCTGATGACGCCCATCGCCAAGGGCTTCGGCAGCATCAACGTCCTGCTGCGCAAGAAGCTCGAGCTCTATGCCAACGTCCGGCCGGTGCGCAGCTTCCCCGGCGTCAGCCCCTATCCCGACGTCGACCTGGTGATCATGCGCGAGAACACCGAGGACCTGTATTCCGGCATCGAGCACGAGATCGCCCCCGGCGTCGTCGAGAGCATCAAGGTCATCACCCGAACGGCCTCGACCCGCATCGCCAAGTACGCCTTCGACTATGCCAAGCGCAACAAGCGCAAGAAGGTCACCTCCATCCACAAGGCCAACATCATGAAGCTCTCCGACGGGCTGTTTCTGGAGTGCGCGCGGCAGGTGTCGAAATCCTACCCCGGAATCGAGTACGCCGAGATGATCGTCGACAACGCCTGCATGCAGCTGGTGACGCGGCCCTCGCAGTTCGATGTGCTGCTTTTGGAGAATCTCTACGGCGACATCGTCTCGGACCTCTGCGCGGGACTGGTGGGCGGCCTGGGCCTGGTGCCCGGCGGCAACATCGGGAAGAAGTACGCGATCTTCGAGTCGGTGCACGGCTCGGCCCCCGACATCGCGGGCAAGGGCGTCGCCAATCCCATCGCGATCATCCTGACCCTGGCGATGATGCTGGATTATCTCGGCGAGACGAAGGCCGGGCAGGCGGTGCAGGCCGCGGTGACGAATATCCTGAAGGCCAAGAAGGTGCGCACCCCCGACTTGGGCGGCAAGCACACGACGGCCCAAATGGGCGACGCGATCGCCGCCGAGGTCGAGAGGTTGATGTAG
- a CDS encoding NADH-quinone oxidoreductase subunit I, with protein sequence MLVVRRPKLSLWDKLYLGAVFKGMWITLKHAVGNIFHQERILTYEYPEMKKPIPENYRAEHRLMRRPDETPRCTACMLCATACPADCIEIVAAEHPDPRVEKYPAVYNINLLRCVYCSLCVEACPCDAIRMDTMKIEQAGYTREHFIVDKEYLLKNHPEGKSPYSIALY encoded by the coding sequence ATGCTCGTCGTGCGTCGGCCAAAACTGTCTTTGTGGGACAAACTGTACCTGGGGGCGGTCTTCAAGGGGATGTGGATCACCCTGAAGCACGCCGTGGGGAATATCTTCCACCAAGAGCGCATCCTCACCTACGAATACCCCGAGATGAAGAAGCCCATCCCCGAGAACTACCGCGCCGAGCATCGCCTGATGCGGCGGCCCGACGAAACCCCGCGCTGCACCGCCTGCATGCTCTGCGCGACCGCCTGCCCGGCCGACTGCATCGAGATCGTCGCGGCCGAGCACCCCGACCCCAGGGTCGAGAAGTATCCCGCCGTCTACAACATCAACCTGCTGCGCTGCGTGTATTGCTCGCTCTGCGTCGAGGCCTGCCCCTGCGACGCCATCCGCATGGACACCATGAAGATCGAGCAGGCCGGCTATACCCGCGAGCACTTCATCGTCGACAAAGAATACCTCCTCAAGAACCACCCCGAGGGGAAGAGCCCTTACTCGATCGCCCTCTATTGA
- a CDS encoding CBS domain-containing protein, with product MLANRLVSFQREIPVNFEAALKTEKIRNLATREGLTVPPETPLGEVVRRMQERRTGCAVVVSGKKVVGIFTERDALIRGLLADADPETPIEKLMTPKPKVLDREDTLAVAIRLMHDGKYRHLPVVNGKREFLGLVSVRDIVFYLSENFPLEIYNLPPDPHRISRSAEGA from the coding sequence TTGCTTGCGAACCGACTGGTTTCATTCCAGAGGGAAATTCCGGTGAATTTCGAAGCGGCGCTCAAAACCGAGAAAATCCGAAACCTTGCCACGCGGGAGGGCCTGACGGTCCCGCCCGAGACGCCGCTGGGCGAGGTGGTGCGCCGCATGCAAGAGCGCCGCACCGGCTGCGCCGTCGTCGTCTCGGGCAAGAAGGTCGTGGGGATCTTCACCGAGCGCGACGCCCTGATCCGCGGCCTCCTGGCCGACGCCGACCCCGAGACCCCCATCGAAAAGCTGATGACCCCCAAGCCCAAGGTGCTGGATCGCGAGGACACCTTGGCCGTCGCCATCCGCCTGATGCACGACGGCAAGTACCGGCATCTGCCCGTCGTCAACGGGAAGCGGGAATTCCTGGGCCTGGTCTCGGTCCGCGACATCGTCTTTTACCTCTCGGAGAATTTTCCGCTGGAAATTTATAACCTACCCCCCGACCCGCACCGGATCAGCCGCAGCGCGGAGGGGGCTTAA
- a CDS encoding 2-oxoacid:acceptor oxidoreductase subunit alpha, with amino-acid sequence MDPEHSASLNRPAKQRQEIDGVVIRFAGDSGDGMQLTGTQFTNTSAVLGNDISTLPDYPAEIRAPAGSLPGVSAFQLNFSNHDIRTPGDQPDVLIAMNPAALKTNLRDLPHGGILILNQDAFNERNLERAGYGSNPIEDGSLKDWRVIALPISSLNQKALERLPLTNKEKDRSKNLFALGMMYWMYDRPMETTIAWIEKQFGKKPEVAQANILALKAGFHLAETAEVVSTHYKIRPARLKPGKYRNIMGNTATAIGFVTAAELAKTPLLYCSYPITPASDILHELSKLKNFGVRTVQAEDEIAAIGAAIGGAFGGCIAMTGTSGPGLALKSEALNLAVMAELPLIILDIQRGGPSTGLPTKTEQADLLQAMFGRNGESPVPILAPATPADCFAMAIEAVRIAVKYMTPVLFLSDGYLANGSEPWLIPSLSELAPIEVRHPERAAGEKFLPYLRDEKTLARPWAIPGTPGLEHRIGGLEKEDRSGNVSYDPLNHERMTHLRADKVAAVAQDIPDLEVFGRPEGELLVVGWGSTYGAITTAVEQLQREGAAVSSIHLRHLNPFPRNLEAILKSFDKVLVPEMNLGQLALLLRGKFLVDAQPLSKVQGKPFRIAEILEGVRARLGANREVKHVVGNR; translated from the coding sequence ATGGACCCGGAACATTCGGCGAGCCTGAACCGTCCCGCTAAACAACGGCAAGAGATCGACGGCGTCGTCATCCGCTTCGCGGGCGATTCGGGCGACGGCATGCAATTGACCGGAACCCAATTCACCAATACCAGCGCGGTCCTGGGCAACGACATCAGCACCCTGCCGGACTACCCCGCCGAGATCCGCGCCCCGGCAGGTTCGCTGCCCGGCGTCAGCGCCTTCCAGCTGAACTTTTCCAACCACGACATCCGCACGCCGGGCGACCAGCCCGACGTCCTGATCGCGATGAACCCGGCGGCCCTGAAGACCAACCTGAGGGACCTGCCCCACGGCGGCATCCTCATCCTCAACCAGGACGCCTTCAACGAGCGCAACCTCGAGCGGGCCGGCTACGGCTCCAACCCGATCGAGGACGGCTCGCTCAAGGACTGGCGCGTCATCGCGCTTCCCATCTCCAGCCTCAACCAAAAGGCCCTCGAGAGGCTTCCCCTGACCAACAAGGAGAAGGACCGCTCGAAGAACCTCTTCGCCTTGGGCATGATGTACTGGATGTATGACCGGCCGATGGAGACGACGATAGCCTGGATCGAGAAGCAGTTCGGCAAGAAACCCGAGGTCGCCCAGGCCAATATCCTCGCGCTGAAGGCTGGCTTTCATCTGGCCGAGACCGCGGAGGTGGTCTCGACGCACTACAAGATCCGCCCCGCGCGGCTCAAGCCCGGCAAGTACCGCAACATCATGGGCAACACGGCGACCGCGATCGGCTTCGTCACCGCCGCCGAACTGGCCAAGACCCCCCTGCTCTACTGCAGCTACCCGATCACGCCGGCCAGCGACATCCTCCACGAGCTCTCCAAGCTGAAGAATTTCGGCGTCCGCACGGTCCAGGCCGAGGACGAGATTGCCGCGATCGGCGCGGCGATCGGCGGGGCCTTCGGCGGCTGCATCGCGATGACCGGAACCAGCGGGCCGGGCCTGGCGCTGAAGAGCGAGGCGCTCAACCTCGCGGTGATGGCCGAGCTGCCGCTGATCATCCTCGACATCCAGCGCGGCGGCCCCAGTACGGGCCTGCCGACCAAGACCGAGCAGGCCGACCTGCTGCAGGCGATGTTCGGTCGCAACGGCGAGAGCCCGGTGCCGATCCTGGCGCCGGCCACGCCCGCCGACTGCTTCGCCATGGCCATCGAGGCCGTGCGCATCGCGGTGAAGTACATGACGCCGGTGCTCTTCCTCTCCGACGGCTATCTGGCCAACGGCAGCGAGCCCTGGCTGATCCCCAGCCTCTCCGAGCTGGCGCCGATCGAGGTCCGCCACCCCGAGCGGGCGGCGGGCGAGAAATTTTTACCCTACCTGCGCGACGAGAAGACCCTCGCGCGGCCCTGGGCCATTCCCGGGACGCCCGGCCTCGAGCACCGCATCGGCGGCCTCGAGAAGGAAGACCGCAGCGGCAACGTCAGCTACGACCCGCTCAACCACGAGCGGATGACCCACCTGCGCGCCGACAAGGTGGCCGCCGTCGCCCAGGACATCCCCGACCTCGAGGTCTTCGGCCGGCCCGAGGGCGAGCTCTTGGTGGTGGGCTGGGGCTCGACCTACGGCGCGATCACCACGGCGGTCGAGCAGCTGCAGCGCGAGGGCGCGGCGGTGAGCAGCATCCACCTACGCCACCTCAACCCCTTCCCCCGCAACCTCGAGGCGATCTTGAAGAGCTTCGACAAGGTCCTGGTGCCCGAGATGAACCTGGGCCAGCTCGCCCTGCTGCTTAGGGGAAAATTTTTGGTCGACGCCCAGCCGCTCAGCAAGGTGCAGGGGAAACCCTTTCGGATCGCCGAGATCCTCGAGGGCGTGCGCGCGCGATTGGGAGCCAACAGGGAGGTCAAGCATGTCGTCGGAAACCGCTAG
- a CDS encoding 2-oxoacid:ferredoxin oxidoreductase subunit beta: protein MSSETASPVAPAPVTRKDFISDQDVRWCPGCGDYAILATLQNVLPKLGIPRQNFVFISGIGCSSRFPYYMETYGFHTIHGRAPAVATGLKVYRPELSVWVITGDGDGLSIGGNHLIHALRRNVDLKILLFNNRIYGLTKGQYSPTSEYGKKTKSTPFGSVDYPLNPMSLALGSEATFVARTHDTDVKHMAEIFQAAGEHRGSAFVEIYQNCVIFNDNAFQAIDDKQTRDDTALTLVAGQPLIFGKDRNKGIRLKGLEPEVVDFDPKSPPKDLLVHDPHLENPTYAEFLARMDLPRFPVPMGVFRAIRRPTYDQLVNEQATAAEAKQGRGDLEKLWNSGDTWTVAPEGGGA, encoded by the coding sequence ATGTCGTCGGAAACCGCTAGCCCCGTCGCCCCCGCGCCCGTCACGCGCAAAGACTTCATCAGCGACCAGGACGTACGTTGGTGCCCCGGCTGCGGGGATTACGCCATCCTAGCGACGCTGCAGAACGTATTGCCGAAGCTGGGGATCCCGCGGCAGAACTTCGTCTTCATCTCGGGGATCGGCTGCTCGAGCCGCTTTCCCTATTACATGGAGACTTACGGCTTCCACACCATCCACGGCCGCGCGCCGGCCGTCGCCACGGGGCTGAAGGTCTACCGCCCCGAGCTCTCGGTGTGGGTTATCACGGGCGACGGCGACGGGTTGAGCATCGGCGGCAATCACTTGATCCATGCCCTGCGCCGCAACGTCGATCTCAAGATCCTATTGTTCAACAACCGCATCTACGGCCTGACCAAAGGGCAGTACTCCCCGACCTCGGAGTACGGGAAGAAGACCAAGTCCACGCCCTTCGGCAGCGTCGACTACCCGCTCAACCCGATGAGCCTGGCGCTGGGCTCCGAGGCGACCTTCGTCGCGCGCACCCACGACACCGACGTCAAGCACATGGCCGAGATCTTCCAGGCGGCCGGCGAGCACCGCGGCTCGGCCTTCGTCGAGATCTACCAAAACTGCGTCATCTTCAACGACAACGCCTTCCAGGCGATCGACGATAAGCAGACCCGCGACGACACGGCGCTGACGCTGGTCGCCGGCCAGCCGCTGATCTTCGGCAAGGACCGCAACAAGGGGATCCGGCTCAAGGGACTGGAGCCCGAGGTGGTCGACTTCGACCCCAAGTCGCCGCCCAAGGACCTCCTGGTCCACGACCCGCACCTGGAAAATCCGACCTACGCCGAATTCCTCGCCCGGATGGACCTGCCGCGCTTCCCGGTGCCGATGGGGGTGTTTCGCGCGATCCGGCGGCCCACCTACGACCAGCTGGTCAACGAACAAGCGACGGCGGCCGAGGCGAAGCAGGGCCGCGGAGATTTGGAAAAACTCTGGAACAGCGGCGACACCTGGACGGTGGCGCCGGAGGGGGGCGGCGCATGA
- a CDS encoding CBS domain-containing protein, with protein sequence MKCPFCNYENIAGSDACEECGEDLTAFDGVRPTTRLEKSLVKDDLRKLPSSGPALVRPDTPLREVAEHLGPGNRCVLVMEGEKLVGIVTERDLLFKVMNSGPDWENRPVSQILTPDPETLEYDDKIAYALHKMSLGGFRHIPILAGGRPERVVSVRDVLEYLAEMFPDAVGIHE encoded by the coding sequence ATGAAATGCCCCTTTTGCAATTACGAAAACATCGCCGGCAGCGACGCCTGCGAGGAATGCGGCGAGGACCTGACCGCCTTCGACGGCGTACGACCCACGACCCGGCTGGAGAAGAGCCTGGTCAAGGACGACCTGCGCAAGCTGCCCAGCTCCGGCCCGGCCCTGGTGCGGCCCGACACGCCGCTTCGGGAGGTCGCCGAGCACCTGGGACCGGGAAATCGCTGCGTCCTGGTGATGGAGGGGGAAAAGCTGGTCGGCATCGTCACCGAGCGCGACCTCCTCTTCAAGGTGATGAACTCGGGACCGGACTGGGAAAACCGCCCCGTCTCGCAGATCCTGACGCCGGACCCCGAGACCCTGGAATACGACGACAAAATCGCCTATGCCCTGCACAAGATGTCGCTGGGCGGCTTCCGCCACATCCCCATCCTCGCGGGGGGCCGCCCGGAGCGGGTGGTCAGCGTCCGCGACGTCCTCGAATACCTGGCCGAGATGTTCCCCGACGCGGTCGGGATCCACGAATAG